Proteins from one Candidatus Acidiferrales bacterium genomic window:
- a CDS encoding UDP-N-acetylmuramoyl-L-alanyl-D-glutamate--2,6-diaminopimelate ligase produces MQLRDLMRGVELLEPVAANPEISGLAYHSAEIQPGNVFFAMHGAKSDGNLYIREAVAGGALAVVSEEPPSTNICWARVKNARQALAQAAANFYDNPGRALTLVGITGTNGKTTTTYLLDSILRTAGHLTGMFGTIEHRTPASAFPALTTTPESLDLQRFLAEVRAAGGTHVVMEASSHGLALDRLFGLKFAAAVFTNLTRDHLDFHGEMQAYFDAKKKLFAGVGAGPASIGVINADDAWAEQLFAAGVERVVTYGLKSGADINTKKFLLSHAGLEFAVESPCGAISVRSSLVGRINVYNILAAIAAAVALGVERGAMEKGIARLEVVPGRFERVEEGQPFALIVDYAHTDDALRNLLETARELRSASAGSRPSGRIITVFGCGGDRDRTKRPLMGEAAGSLSDLCVLTSDNPRGEDPLGIINDTLVGLQKVRANYRIEPDRAKAIEVALEMAAGGDLVLLAGKGHEASQILADRVIPFSDREVARAVLRKLGYGRTAASPERISPKREGSSRN; encoded by the coding sequence ATGCAACTGAGGGACCTCATGCGCGGCGTCGAGTTGCTGGAGCCCGTCGCCGCTAACCCGGAGATTTCCGGCCTCGCCTATCATTCGGCCGAAATTCAGCCGGGCAACGTCTTCTTTGCGATGCACGGCGCGAAGTCGGATGGCAATCTCTACATTCGGGAGGCGGTGGCCGGCGGGGCTCTGGCGGTCGTTAGCGAGGAACCCCCCTCCACAAATATTTGTTGGGCACGGGTCAAGAATGCGCGCCAAGCGCTCGCCCAGGCGGCCGCGAACTTCTACGATAATCCTGGCCGCGCCCTGACGCTGGTTGGCATTACGGGAACCAACGGCAAGACCACCACCACCTATCTCCTCGATTCCATCTTGCGGACTGCCGGTCATCTTACCGGCATGTTTGGCACGATCGAGCATCGGACTCCGGCGTCTGCTTTTCCTGCCTTGACCACCACGCCGGAGTCCCTCGATCTGCAGCGGTTTCTGGCTGAGGTGCGCGCCGCCGGCGGCACGCACGTCGTCATGGAGGCCAGCTCGCATGGCCTGGCGCTCGACCGCTTGTTTGGGCTGAAGTTTGCCGCCGCGGTCTTCACCAACCTGACACGCGACCACCTCGATTTTCATGGTGAGATGCAGGCTTACTTTGACGCCAAGAAAAAGCTCTTTGCCGGCGTCGGCGCCGGACCCGCCTCCATCGGCGTCATCAACGCCGATGACGCTTGGGCCGAGCAACTCTTCGCCGCCGGCGTGGAGCGGGTGGTCACTTACGGGCTCAAATCCGGGGCCGATATCAACACCAAGAAGTTTCTTCTCTCCCATGCAGGGCTGGAATTTGCGGTGGAATCTCCCTGCGGGGCCATTTCGGTTCGCTCCTCGCTTGTCGGGCGCATCAACGTGTACAACATCCTTGCCGCTATCGCCGCTGCGGTCGCGCTGGGTGTGGAGCGGGGAGCGATGGAGAAGGGGATTGCCCGGCTCGAAGTGGTTCCCGGGCGATTTGAGCGAGTGGAGGAAGGCCAGCCTTTTGCCCTCATCGTGGACTATGCTCACACCGACGACGCGCTGCGCAACTTGCTCGAAACGGCGCGCGAGCTCCGGTCGGCCTCGGCAGGGTCGAGGCCGTCCGGCCGCATCATCACGGTATTTGGCTGCGGCGGCGACCGCGACCGGACCAAACGTCCCCTTATGGGAGAAGCGGCCGGGTCACTCAGCGACCTCTGCGTTCTTACCAGCGACAACCCGCGCGGTGAGGATCCGCTCGGGATCATCAACGACACTCTGGTAGGTCTTCAAAAAGTGCGAGCCAACTACCGCATTGAACCGGATCGGGCCAAGGCGATCGAAGTCGCGCTTGAAATGGCCGCCGGCGGCGATCTCGTGTTGCTTGCCGGCAAAGGACACGAGGCAAGTCAAATTCTGGCGGATCGCGTGATTCCGTTCAGCGACCGGGAGGTCGCCCGCGCGGTACTGCGCAAGCTCGGCTACGGGAGGACTGCTGCCAGTCCGGAACGGATTTCTCCGAAACGTGAGGGAAGCAGCAGGAATTGA
- the murF gene encoding UDP-N-acetylmuramoyl-tripeptide--D-alanyl-D-alanine ligase — protein sequence MRWSVEKICRTLSVPVPVGGDSSLPIAGCSIDSRTLRRGELYVALRGPHFDGHDFVLPALEAGAPAAIVDKHRLPSYPENFRSRLMGVQDTLVALQELARAVRREWGRPVLAITGSTGKTTTKEILAAMMATRFQVLRSEGNLNNEYGLPLSLLQLEPHHEAAVLELAMSHRGELRRLAEICEPNLGIVTNVAPVHLEFFSSVEEIALAKRELVEGLAGDDSIAVLNADDGRVKSFSRFCRGKVIFYGLDKRADFRANGIMHRGAAGMTFEVVNRAGRWPFRMPLLGEHNVRNALAAFAAASHYGVTPEAAADCLAASRPVKMRGELLHFAPGFSVVNDCYNSNPVALESMIELVAHFSEYRRRALVAGEMKELGPTSGVLHRRCGERAARAGLEWVFGIAGDAAALVEGAIAAGLSPDRTHFFETAEEAARFFPEWIQPGDLLLVKGSRAVRVEQVIDALKTRYPLRVPNPRPEDSGAAREAS from the coding sequence GTGCGATGGTCGGTTGAAAAGATATGCCGCACTCTGAGTGTGCCGGTGCCGGTCGGCGGGGATAGCTCTCTTCCCATTGCAGGCTGTTCCATTGACTCGCGCACGCTCCGGCGGGGCGAGCTTTACGTTGCGCTTCGCGGGCCGCACTTTGACGGCCATGATTTTGTTCTTCCGGCTCTCGAGGCGGGAGCCCCGGCAGCCATTGTCGATAAGCATCGCCTCCCTTCCTATCCGGAAAACTTCCGTTCGCGCCTGATGGGGGTGCAGGACACGCTGGTGGCGCTTCAGGAGCTGGCTCGGGCGGTGCGGCGCGAATGGGGCCGGCCCGTTCTGGCCATCACCGGCTCAACCGGAAAGACCACCACCAAAGAAATCCTGGCCGCCATGATGGCCACTCGCTTTCAAGTACTCAGGTCTGAGGGAAATCTCAACAACGAGTACGGACTGCCGCTTTCGCTCTTACAGCTCGAACCGCACCATGAGGCGGCGGTCCTCGAACTGGCGATGTCGCATCGAGGGGAACTTCGCCGGCTGGCGGAGATTTGCGAGCCGAACCTGGGCATTGTCACCAACGTTGCCCCCGTTCATCTGGAGTTTTTCTCTTCCGTCGAGGAGATTGCGCTGGCCAAGCGAGAGCTGGTGGAAGGGCTCGCCGGGGATGACTCGATCGCCGTTCTGAACGCGGACGATGGCCGCGTGAAATCCTTTTCCCGGTTTTGCCGGGGTAAGGTCATCTTTTACGGATTGGACAAGAGAGCAGACTTTCGCGCGAACGGCATTATGCACCGGGGTGCTGCGGGGATGACGTTTGAGGTGGTGAACCGGGCCGGGCGGTGGCCATTCCGGATGCCGCTGCTGGGCGAGCACAACGTCCGCAACGCGCTGGCGGCGTTTGCGGCCGCTTCCCACTATGGCGTAACGCCGGAAGCGGCAGCCGATTGCCTTGCCGCCAGCCGACCGGTGAAGATGCGCGGAGAGCTGCTTCACTTTGCCCCTGGATTTTCGGTGGTGAATGATTGCTATAACTCGAATCCGGTGGCGCTGGAATCCATGATCGAGCTCGTAGCTCACTTCAGCGAATATCGTCGCCGCGCCCTGGTCGCCGGGGAAATGAAAGAACTGGGGCCAACGTCCGGCGTTCTGCATCGGCGTTGCGGGGAAAGGGCAGCGAGAGCCGGGCTGGAGTGGGTCTTCGGCATCGCGGGCGATGCGGCTGCGCTGGTCGAGGGGGCGATCGCCGCCGGACTGTCGCCGGACCGGACACATTTTTTTGAGACGGCCGAAGAAGCGGCTCGATTTTTTCCGGAATGGATCCAACCGGGAGACTTGCTCCTGGTCAAAGGTTCGCGGGCGGTGCGCGTGGAGCAGGTGATCGACGCGCTGAAAACCCGTTATCCTTTGCGTGTCCCGAACCCTCGTCCCGAAGATTCGGGAGCGGCCAGGGAAGCGAGCTAG
- the mraY gene encoding phospho-N-acetylmuramoyl-pentapeptide-transferase: MFYYLFYHVLYPHFHPFNVFRYITFRTAYASLTALFLCLVFGPWLIRRLKEFQVGQYIREEGPSSHRAKAGTPTMGGVLIGIAVVIPTILWADLRNAFVWLALFGFMSFGLIGFLDDYFKIVRRRSLGLTGRTKLALQFLTSFILAAALVLMSADGSYSTALIVPFFKNLRPDLVLHSLTVNPYLWPLAALPFLIFVSLVIVGSSNSVNLTDGLDGLAIGCMVVAGGALTVLTYVTSHARFADYLDIEKLPAVGELTIFCGALVGASLGFLWYNAHPAQIFMGDVGSLSLGGGLATVAVIVKQEILLFFIGGVFVLEALSVLLQVGSFKLTGKRIFKMAPLHHHFELSGWSESKIIVRFWIVALVFALFALTTLKLR; the protein is encoded by the coding sequence ATGTTCTACTACCTCTTCTACCATGTGCTCTATCCCCACTTCCATCCCTTCAACGTATTTCGATACATCACATTCCGCACGGCCTACGCCAGCCTGACGGCGCTTTTTCTCTGCTTGGTGTTCGGGCCCTGGTTGATCCGCCGGCTCAAAGAATTTCAGGTCGGCCAGTACATCCGCGAAGAGGGGCCGAGTTCGCATCGTGCCAAAGCGGGCACGCCGACCATGGGGGGCGTGTTGATCGGCATCGCCGTTGTGATCCCGACCATTCTTTGGGCGGACCTGCGCAATGCCTTCGTTTGGCTGGCCTTGTTCGGCTTCATGTCTTTCGGCCTGATCGGATTTTTAGACGATTACTTCAAGATCGTGCGCCGGCGCAGCCTGGGCCTTACGGGGCGGACAAAACTTGCTCTCCAGTTTCTCACCAGCTTCATCCTGGCCGCGGCGCTGGTTCTGATGTCTGCCGACGGAAGCTACTCGACCGCGCTGATCGTTCCGTTCTTCAAGAACCTTCGGCCTGACCTGGTTTTGCATTCGCTGACGGTCAATCCCTATCTCTGGCCGTTGGCGGCATTGCCCTTCTTGATTTTTGTTTCGCTGGTCATCGTTGGCTCCTCGAATTCCGTCAATCTGACCGACGGCCTTGACGGCCTGGCAATCGGCTGCATGGTGGTGGCCGGCGGCGCGTTGACGGTGCTGACCTACGTGACCTCGCACGCAAGATTTGCCGACTATCTCGACATTGAGAAATTGCCCGCCGTGGGAGAGCTGACGATATTCTGCGGGGCGCTGGTGGGGGCGAGCCTCGGATTCCTTTGGTACAACGCCCACCCGGCTCAAATCTTCATGGGCGATGTCGGGTCGCTCTCGCTGGGGGGCGGGCTGGCTACGGTGGCGGTTATCGTGAAACAAGAGATTCTGCTCTTTTTTATCGGCGGGGTATTTGTGTTGGAAGCTCTCTCGGTGCTGTTGCAGGTAGGGAGCTTCAAGCTGACGGGCAAGCGTATTTTCAAGATGGCTCCGCTTCACCATCACTTTGAGCTTTCCGGGTGGAGCGAATCGAAAATCATCGTTCGCTTTTGGATTGTGGCGCTGGTGTTTGCGCTCTTTGCGCTGACCACGCTGAAGTTGAGGTAG
- the murD gene encoding UDP-N-acetylmuramoyl-L-alanine--D-glutamate ligase, which translates to MAGLEPVSLEGKRVLVVGAARTGVAAARFCSARGARVTVSEIRPEPELGEVAGELIRLRVALECGGHRWQTFVDQDLILPSPGVPAELPELQAARAAGVPIWSEVELAARFLRGRWVGVTGSNGKTTTSVLLGHMLSVARISTQVGGNIGVPLISLVETSSERSVTVCELSSFQLELTEKLRPDIGVLLNLTPDHLDRHPSFDVYIAAKMKIFSNQRPSDAAIVNADDAATSRTLGQIPSTLYRFSRAQPVAAGTFLDSGKIFFRRGNEVTPLLEQAEIPLRGSHNLENVLAAACAARLVGASPESVREGVRTFAGVEHRLEFVAEVNGVQFFNDSKATNVDSTLKAIEAFAGGLILILGGKDKGSDYSVLRDALQQRARHVLLIGQAAEKIARQIEGAVPASHAETLDRAVQLGFEMARPGDVLLLAPACASFDQFENYEHRGRVFKHEVRKIASARGGLAG; encoded by the coding sequence ATGGCGGGATTGGAACCGGTTTCGCTCGAAGGCAAGCGGGTGCTGGTGGTGGGAGCAGCACGCACCGGCGTGGCTGCGGCGCGCTTCTGCTCGGCCCGGGGAGCGCGGGTGACCGTGAGCGAAATCCGTCCTGAGCCAGAGCTTGGGGAAGTAGCTGGTGAGCTGATCCGCCTCAGGGTTGCCCTGGAATGCGGCGGGCACCGCTGGCAGACCTTTGTGGATCAAGACCTGATCCTGCCGAGCCCGGGTGTGCCAGCCGAGTTGCCGGAGTTGCAAGCGGCGCGCGCCGCGGGCGTCCCGATCTGGAGCGAAGTCGAGCTGGCGGCAAGATTCTTGCGCGGCCGCTGGGTGGGCGTAACCGGCTCCAACGGGAAAACGACAACCTCGGTTCTCCTGGGCCATATGCTCTCGGTGGCTCGAATCTCCACGCAGGTGGGGGGGAACATCGGGGTGCCGCTGATCTCTTTGGTCGAAACTTCCAGCGAGCGCTCGGTGACGGTGTGCGAACTGAGCAGCTTCCAGCTCGAGCTGACGGAAAAACTTCGGCCAGACATCGGCGTGCTTTTGAATCTGACCCCTGACCATCTGGATCGTCATCCGAGTTTTGACGTTTACATTGCCGCCAAGATGAAGATCTTTTCGAACCAGCGGCCCAGCGACGCGGCCATCGTGAACGCTGACGATGCGGCAACCAGCCGGACTCTGGGCCAAATCCCGTCCACACTCTACCGCTTCAGCCGGGCTCAACCAGTAGCAGCGGGGACCTTTCTGGACTCGGGGAAAATTTTCTTCCGCCGGGGGAATGAGGTCACTCCGTTGCTCGAACAGGCGGAGATTCCTCTCAGGGGTTCACACAACCTGGAGAACGTACTGGCGGCGGCGTGCGCAGCGCGGCTGGTCGGGGCATCGCCTGAATCGGTACGCGAGGGCGTGCGAACCTTTGCCGGGGTCGAGCACCGGCTGGAGTTTGTGGCGGAAGTGAACGGCGTCCAGTTCTTTAATGATTCGAAAGCAACCAATGTGGATTCGACGCTCAAAGCCATTGAGGCTTTTGCCGGCGGGTTGATTCTGATCCTGGGCGGAAAGGACAAAGGCTCGGACTATTCCGTTCTTCGCGACGCGTTGCAGCAGCGGGCCCGTCACGTGCTTTTGATTGGCCAGGCAGCCGAAAAAATAGCCCGGCAGATCGAGGGCGCCGTGCCGGCCTCGCATGCGGAAACGCTGGACCGGGCGGTGCAACTGGGATTTGAGATGGCAAGGCCGGGAGATGTCCTGCTCCTTGCGCCGGCCTGCGCCAGTTTCGACCAATTTGAAAACTACGAACATCGCGGCCGTGTCTTCAAGCACGAGGTGCGAAAAATCGCATCCGCCCGAGGCGGACTGGCCGGCTAA
- the ftsW gene encoding putative lipid II flippase FtsW, with translation MPRRFQTDRILFAATLSLCLIGTVIVFSASAVVAREQQGSPYTFLIRHLLWLGVGLAAMLLLMQTDYRRLKSPAVVFTAIGIVLAMLVAVLFLDRSHQTHRWIRFGHLSLQPSEFAKPVVVLFLAWFLERRRRLVNHVTHTLLPAFGLIAVIAGLVMLEPDFGTAGALLVISVAMLFSAGLWMRYLAYGGVAALPALYFAIFRVRYRYERVLAFLDPYADPQGRGFQMIQSLIAVGSGGVFGVGLMESHQKLFYLPEAHTDFIYAVLAEELGLVGALLVVGLFGIFCWRGLRAAAAAPDEFGRLAGVGLTVMVTAQALINLSVVLGLMPTKGIPLPFISYGGSSLVVMLAGTGILLNLSQHAD, from the coding sequence ATGCCACGTCGCTTCCAAACCGACCGCATCCTGTTCGCTGCCACACTCTCCCTTTGTCTGATCGGCACGGTCATAGTCTTCAGCGCTTCCGCCGTCGTTGCCCGGGAGCAGCAGGGCAGCCCCTACACATTTCTCATTCGCCACCTGCTCTGGCTGGGGGTGGGCCTGGCTGCCATGCTCCTGCTGATGCAGACGGACTACCGGCGGCTGAAGTCGCCGGCGGTGGTGTTCACAGCGATTGGCATTGTACTGGCCATGCTGGTAGCGGTTTTGTTTCTCGACCGTTCGCACCAAACGCATCGCTGGATCCGTTTTGGTCACCTCTCGCTGCAGCCTTCGGAATTTGCCAAACCGGTAGTGGTCCTGTTCCTAGCCTGGTTCCTCGAGCGGCGCCGGCGGCTGGTGAATCACGTCACCCACACGCTTTTGCCGGCTTTTGGACTTATTGCGGTCATCGCCGGGCTGGTGATGCTGGAGCCGGATTTCGGGACAGCAGGCGCCCTGCTGGTGATCTCGGTCGCCATGCTTTTCTCTGCCGGATTATGGATGCGCTATCTTGCTTATGGAGGGGTAGCGGCTTTGCCCGCGCTCTACTTTGCCATCTTCCGCGTCCGCTATCGCTACGAGCGCGTCCTCGCCTTCCTCGATCCCTATGCGGATCCGCAGGGGCGGGGATTTCAGATGATTCAATCGCTCATCGCGGTGGGCAGCGGCGGAGTGTTCGGCGTCGGGCTAATGGAAAGCCACCAGAAGCTTTTCTATCTTCCCGAAGCTCACACGGATTTCATTTATGCCGTGCTGGCGGAGGAACTGGGTCTGGTGGGAGCGCTGCTGGTAGTGGGGCTTTTTGGAATCTTTTGCTGGCGCGGGTTGCGGGCGGCTGCCGCTGCGCCGGATGAATTTGGACGATTGGCAGGTGTCGGCTTGACGGTGATGGTGACGGCCCAGGCGCTCATCAACCTGAGCGTTGTCCTGGGCTTGATGCCGACCAAAGGTATTCCGCTGCCGTTTATCAGTTATGGAGGTTCGAGTCTGGTGGTGATGCTGGCGGGCACGGGCATTTTGCTGAACCTCAGCCAACACGCGGATTGA
- the murG gene encoding undecaprenyldiphospho-muramoylpentapeptide beta-N-acetylglucosaminyltransferase, with protein MKLMIAGGGTGGHVFPALAIAEEWRRRSRGEVVLVGTAKGIENRLVPQAGFPLERIPAAALKGIGGVRLAKSILRLPLALLAAGRVMRRNNPDVVLGIGGYASGPVVLSAALCGIPTAIFEPNAEPGFANRVVLPFVKRAAVAYPETAARLGERGVLTGCPVRAAFFSLTPRRHEPPFSVLIFGGSQGSLALNQTMIEALDFFSPRREELFFTHQTGERDYNAVRVAYGRRGMRAEVRAFLDDMPDRFGQADLIVSRSGAVTVAEIAAAGRASILVPFPEAADQHQLRNAQALERAKAARLLLEEELTPERLATEILTLLEAPEKLRQMEGAARELARPRATQDIVDMLERIARK; from the coding sequence ATGAAACTGATGATTGCAGGCGGCGGTACCGGCGGGCACGTTTTCCCGGCGCTGGCGATTGCCGAGGAATGGCGGCGACGCAGCCGCGGCGAGGTGGTGCTTGTCGGAACAGCGAAGGGAATCGAAAATCGCTTGGTTCCGCAGGCGGGATTTCCTCTGGAACGCATACCGGCGGCGGCCCTCAAGGGAATAGGGGGTGTTCGCCTGGCGAAAAGCATCTTGCGGCTGCCGCTTGCCCTGCTCGCCGCCGGTCGGGTCATGCGGCGGAACAACCCCGATGTCGTTCTGGGAATCGGCGGGTACGCGTCTGGTCCGGTTGTGCTGAGTGCTGCGCTGTGCGGCATTCCGACAGCGATCTTTGAGCCCAATGCCGAGCCAGGCTTTGCCAACCGGGTCGTGCTGCCCTTTGTCAAGCGAGCGGCGGTCGCCTATCCGGAAACAGCCGCACGGCTGGGCGAGCGCGGGGTGCTGACGGGCTGTCCGGTGCGGGCAGCGTTTTTCAGCCTTACGCCGCGCCGGCATGAGCCGCCCTTCTCGGTGCTGATCTTCGGCGGCAGCCAGGGATCGCTGGCCTTGAATCAAACCATGATCGAGGCGCTGGATTTCTTTTCGCCTCGCCGGGAAGAGTTGTTCTTTACGCACCAGACAGGCGAGCGAGACTATAATGCCGTGCGAGTGGCCTATGGGCGTCGAGGGATGCGCGCCGAAGTGAGGGCCTTTCTGGACGACATGCCGGATCGCTTTGGGCAGGCCGATTTGATCGTTTCCCGTTCCGGCGCGGTCACGGTGGCGGAGATCGCGGCCGCTGGCCGGGCTTCGATTCTGGTGCCGTTTCCGGAGGCGGCCGATCAGCACCAATTGCGCAATGCACAAGCGCTCGAAAGGGCGAAGGCAGCCCGATTGCTCCTCGAGGAAGAGCTGACCCCGGAGCGCCTGGCCACGGAAATTCTGACGTTGCTCGAAGCGCCTGAGAAACTCCGGCAGATGGAAGGGGCGGCGCGGGAATTGGCGCGGCCCCGGGCAACCCAGGACATCGTGGACATGCTGGAGAGGATAGCCAGGAAGTGA
- the murC gene encoding UDP-N-acetylmuramate--L-alanine ligase: MNKIFRKFQRIHFVGIGGIGMSGIAEVLLTLGYTVTGSDVKPSAITERLNSLGARTDEGHRAEWVHGAQVVVVSAAIRPDNPEVAEAHRLQIPVIPRAEMLAELMRLKFGIAVAGTHGKTTTTSMLASVLAAAGLDPTFVVGGKVNHAGTSARLGRGEFMVVEADESDRSFLLLAPVLAVVTSIDREHLDYYRDLEEIRQAFTDFVNKVPFYGAAVLCFDDENVQAILPAIKRRVLTYGTSAQADLFISDVRPGGFESEFGLRFRGEELGAFRIHSAGLHNVRNAAATAGVALELNVPVDLIRQGLEQFRGVGRRFEIKGKLNGVTWIDDYGHHPAEIRATLEAARGCGYARLLMLFQPHRFTRTQSLWDDFCRCFNQADVLVLTDIYPASEAPIAGVTAERLAEAIHACGHKNVRFSADMEQAAEMLRREARPGDAVLTMGAGSVGRIADEIFSRQSGSRISHAD, encoded by the coding sequence GTGAACAAGATTTTTCGCAAATTTCAGCGGATCCATTTCGTCGGCATCGGCGGAATCGGGATGAGCGGAATTGCCGAGGTGCTTTTGACTCTGGGCTATACGGTGACGGGATCGGATGTGAAGCCTTCAGCGATCACCGAACGGCTCAACTCTCTCGGAGCTCGGACGGACGAAGGGCACAGGGCGGAATGGGTGCACGGGGCGCAGGTGGTGGTTGTGTCGGCGGCGATTCGGCCGGACAACCCCGAGGTGGCGGAAGCGCATCGGCTGCAAATCCCGGTCATCCCTCGAGCCGAGATGTTGGCCGAACTGATGCGTCTGAAATTCGGGATTGCGGTCGCCGGCACCCACGGAAAGACGACGACGACGTCCATGTTAGCCTCGGTGCTTGCCGCAGCCGGGCTCGATCCGACCTTTGTGGTGGGCGGCAAAGTGAATCACGCCGGCACCAGCGCTCGCCTCGGACGCGGTGAATTCATGGTGGTGGAAGCCGACGAGTCCGACCGCTCGTTTCTCCTGCTCGCTCCGGTGCTGGCGGTGGTAACCTCGATTGACCGCGAACACCTGGACTATTACCGCGATCTCGAGGAGATTAGGCAGGCTTTTACCGATTTTGTGAACAAGGTGCCTTTCTACGGGGCGGCAGTCCTTTGCTTCGACGACGAAAACGTGCAGGCCATTTTGCCGGCAATCAAACGCCGCGTTCTAACCTACGGAACATCGGCTCAGGCTGACCTTTTCATCAGCGACGTGCGGCCGGGCGGCTTCGAAAGCGAATTTGGCCTGCGCTTTCGAGGCGAAGAGCTGGGCGCATTTCGGATCCATTCCGCCGGGTTGCACAACGTGCGCAACGCGGCGGCAACGGCCGGAGTTGCGCTCGAGCTGAACGTGCCGGTGGATCTGATTCGTCAGGGGTTGGAACAGTTCCGAGGAGTTGGGCGGCGGTTCGAAATCAAGGGAAAGCTCAACGGCGTGACCTGGATTGACGACTACGGGCACCACCCGGCCGAGATTCGGGCAACGCTGGAGGCGGCGCGCGGCTGCGGGTACGCCCGGCTGCTGATGTTGTTCCAGCCGCATCGCTTCACGCGCACGCAATCGCTCTGGGATGATTTCTGCCGCTGCTTCAACCAGGCTGACGTGCTCGTCCTGACGGACATCTATCCGGCGAGCGAGGCGCCGATTGCCGGCGTGACGGCGGAGCGTCTGGCCGAAGCGATTCACGCCTGCGGACACAAGAACGTCCGCTTCAGCGCCGACATGGAACAAGCCGCGGAAATGCTCCGACGTGAAGCCCGGCCCGGCGATGCCGTTCTCACGATGGGCGCGGGCAGCGTGGGGAGGATTGCGGACGAGATTTTTTCGAGGCAGAGTGGAAGCCGGATAAGCCATGCGGATTGA